The genomic window GATCCAGTTGCCGCCCGGGTCGATGACGCTGAATCCGCCCAGCCCGTCGGCGTTCTTGCGAGCCCGGTCCGGCGATCCGGGTGTCACGTCGACGTGCCTGCCGGGTGCGCGGTCGAATCCCAGCAGTGACCATCCTGCGGTCTCGACCTGCCACCGCAGCCGGGGCGCGAATGGGGGCATGTGCGGGTTGAGCAGGGCCTCGCGGCGCTGCATCCACGCGCGCGGGTTGTCGTCGCGGGCGCCCTTGACGCAGAACGGCCTGCCGGTGCCGGTGTGCAGGATCGCCACTACATCGGCGACCGACCCTGCCTCCACCGGTTCGACCTCGGTCACGGGACCGGTCTGTTCATGGACGGCGGCGTGCACCTCGGCGGGCAGTGAATGCCAGGAAACGTGAGGCACAGGACCGGATTCCCCTCGTCGATGGTGTGCGACCCAGAGTAGGCCGCACACCATCGACGGTCCGACTACCTGCGCGTGGGACTGTCGTGGCATCCGGCGTGGCACTGGTGGCAGTCACTGGCCGCGGCGCCGGCAGGTCGTCACAGCAGGACCTCGGATACATGCCGATCCGGCTCAATCAGGTCATGCACGGCTGGGCCGACTACTTCCGGCACGCCGTCGCAAAGGACACCTTCAGCATGCTCAAACCCAGCGAGTGCCGGACCCGGACATAGATCAACGCGGTCCGGCGCCGCGGATCCGGGCGGCATACGGACGTCGGGCTGCGGGCCCGTGGGGAGCGGTGGCTATGTCGCTGGGGTGGGTTTGATCTCGACGGGGATGCCGTTCAGGACGCTGTTGCCGGACAGCGGGTCGATGGCCAGTTCGTCGGTCAGGATGTTGGAGTTGACGCCGGGAGTGGTCGCGGCCACTGACAGGCGGGTGCCGGGGAGGTCGTGGCCCCAGCCGTGCGGG from Actinoplanes derwentensis includes these protein-coding regions:
- a CDS encoding group II intron maturase-specific domain-containing protein, which gives rise to MAVTGRGAGRSSQQDLGYMPIRLNQVMHGWADYFRHAVAKDTFSMLKPSECRTRT